The Rhodospirillales bacterium genome has a segment encoding these proteins:
- a CDS encoding glycosyltransferase family 4 protein has product MINALSAKLGGIVTYTSNLARSLHRRGIDFRIAVPARLSDLPNAVSFSASDYGPLRRFLWEQTVWRRYVNRWKPDILFSSANYALLASSIAQVLLVREGGLFDPFYVRMIAPEQGVKVALLRQLRRKLIVASMAMSNKTVVPSQSLLGLIRPHAPSAASRCEAIPYGTILGNFAVGDRRPWRGDGILKILYVGAYYPHKAPADLILATERLNETGIPCRVRMTMDEAQIAATPGSSWDLFHIRRGVAKGLVELGSVPYADLPALYAAHDVFVFPSVSETFGHPMVEAMAAGIPVVAAETTINREILGECAHYYTPLRFSELAEAIRRLDAVPAERQRLVVEGRKRAETRFDWETHVDRLLQVFEGILRARRT; this is encoded by the coding sequence TTGATCAACGCCTTGTCGGCGAAGCTGGGCGGGATCGTCACCTATACTTCGAATCTCGCCCGGTCGCTCCATCGCCGGGGCATCGATTTTCGCATTGCCGTACCGGCGCGCCTGTCCGACTTGCCCAATGCCGTAAGCTTTTCGGCCAGCGATTACGGTCCGTTGCGCCGTTTCCTTTGGGAACAGACCGTATGGCGCCGCTACGTAAACCGCTGGAAGCCGGATATCCTGTTTTCATCGGCGAATTACGCCTTGTTGGCGAGTTCGATTGCGCAAGTATTGCTGGTGCGTGAAGGCGGACTTTTCGACCCGTTCTACGTCCGTATGATCGCGCCCGAACAAGGCGTCAAGGTCGCATTGTTGCGCCAATTGCGCCGCAAACTGATTGTCGCTTCCATGGCGATGAGCAACAAGACGGTGGTTCCTTCTCAATCTCTTCTGGGGTTGATCCGTCCACATGCACCTAGTGCGGCAAGTAGATGCGAAGCGATCCCCTACGGCACAATTCTTGGCAACTTCGCCGTTGGCGACCGGCGGCCGTGGCGGGGCGATGGGATTCTCAAAATCCTTTATGTTGGCGCTTATTATCCGCACAAGGCTCCCGCCGACCTGATTCTGGCGACGGAACGATTAAACGAAACGGGCATTCCCTGCCGGGTCCGGATGACCATGGACGAGGCGCAGATCGCAGCAACTCCCGGCTCAAGCTGGGATTTGTTCCATATCCGTCGCGGCGTCGCCAAGGGTTTGGTCGAACTGGGTTCCGTGCCTTACGCCGATCTTCCAGCCTTGTACGCGGCGCATGATGTGTTCGTCTTTCCGTCGGTCTCGGAAACCTTCGGCCATCCGATGGTCGAGGCGATGGCGGCGGGTATTCCGGTCGTCGCGGCGGAAACGACGATCAACAGGGAAATCCTGGGCGAATGCGCGCATTACTACACGCCGCTGCGTTTCAGCGAACTGGCTGAGGCGATTCGTCGACTCGACGCGGTGCCGGCGGAGCGGCAGCGCCTGGTCGTCGAGGGACGCAAGCGGGCCGAAACCCGATTCGACTGGGAGACCCATGTCGATCGATTGTTGCAGGTTTTCGAAGGGATCCTTCGGGCGCGTCGGACTTGA
- the asnB gene encoding asparagine synthase (glutamine-hydrolyzing): MCGIAGVFSRAGGKVDGDELLTVRDAMRARGPDGEGLWLSDAGAVGLAHRRLAIIDLSEAGAQPMARGRHMIVFNGEIYNYRALRAELEARGHVFRSHSDTEVVLALYAEQGPEMLSRLRGMYAMALWDGEARRLFLARDPFGIKPLYWSDDGRTFRFASQVKALRKADVDTRPEPAGHTGFFLWGSIPEPWTLYRGIHALPSGHWMYVDTTGPREAISFANVTDLLSNAVREPAWMDRREALGIISSAIRDSVAAHLEADVPVGVFLSAGLDSTLLAAEVAAMGQRPQTVTLGFDEYAGMENDEVPLAETVADAINADHVTRRVSREDFESARQDLLAAMDQPSVDGVNTWFVARAAASRGLKVALSGLGGDELFGSYSTFREVPWVAGLFRYPAQIPGLGKLFRLTTARLAAHLTSPKYAGLIEYGGSLGGAYLLRRGLYAPWELPHVLDSDMAREGWNKLEPRARLEATSEGISEARLSISALEMCWYMRNQLLRDSDWAGMAHSLEIRVPLVDWSLLGAAAPVIAAHPDLTKREVVATAAPILPSELFARPKSGFSVPVQEWIKNPAISAERGMRGWARQVHAHFTAGLI; encoded by the coding sequence GTGTGCGGGATCGCAGGCGTATTTTCGCGTGCCGGAGGCAAAGTCGATGGCGACGAACTGTTGACCGTGCGCGACGCCATGAGGGCGCGCGGTCCCGACGGCGAGGGCCTATGGCTCAGCGACGCCGGAGCCGTCGGCTTGGCGCACCGGCGGCTCGCCATCATCGACCTTTCCGAAGCCGGCGCCCAGCCCATGGCGCGCGGACGCCATATGATCGTGTTCAACGGCGAGATCTACAACTATCGCGCTCTGCGCGCGGAATTGGAGGCGCGCGGTCACGTTTTCCGCTCCCATTCCGATACCGAGGTAGTGCTGGCTCTTTACGCCGAGCAGGGGCCGGAGATGCTTTCGCGCCTGCGGGGTATGTATGCGATGGCGTTGTGGGACGGTGAGGCCCGGCGGCTTTTTCTGGCCCGCGACCCCTTCGGCATCAAGCCGCTTTATTGGTCCGATGACGGCCGCACGTTTCGCTTCGCTTCCCAGGTCAAGGCGCTGCGGAAAGCCGACGTCGATACCCGTCCCGAACCGGCCGGTCACACCGGGTTCTTTCTGTGGGGATCGATCCCCGAACCCTGGACGCTTTATCGTGGTATTCATGCATTGCCGTCCGGCCATTGGATGTACGTGGACACAACTGGCCCACGCGAGGCGATTTCCTTCGCGAACGTCACGGATTTGCTGTCGAACGCAGTCCGTGAGCCTGCCTGGATGGATCGCCGGGAAGCCCTTGGAATAATTTCCAGCGCCATTCGTGATTCGGTCGCGGCGCACCTGGAAGCGGACGTGCCAGTGGGCGTGTTTCTTTCCGCCGGGCTCGATTCCACGCTGCTGGCCGCCGAAGTCGCGGCCATGGGCCAACGACCTCAGACCGTCACCTTAGGCTTCGACGAATATGCCGGAATGGAGAATGACGAGGTACCACTCGCCGAAACCGTGGCCGACGCCATCAATGCCGATCACGTCACCCGGCGGGTGTCCCGAGAGGATTTCGAGTCTGCGCGCCAAGATCTGCTCGCGGCCATGGATCAGCCTTCAGTCGACGGCGTCAACACTTGGTTCGTGGCCCGGGCGGCGGCCTCCCGGGGACTCAAGGTCGCGCTCTCCGGATTAGGGGGCGATGAGCTGTTCGGATCTTATTCCACCTTCCGCGAAGTTCCATGGGTCGCGGGGCTGTTTCGCTATCCCGCTCAGATTCCGGGATTGGGTAAGCTCTTCCGACTAACGACCGCTCGGCTTGCTGCCCACCTCACTTCCCCCAAGTACGCAGGTTTGATCGAATATGGCGGCAGCTTGGGTGGGGCCTATCTGCTTCGTCGCGGACTGTATGCGCCCTGGGAATTGCCGCACGTGCTCGACTCCGACATGGCCCGCGAGGGCTGGAACAAGCTCGAGCCACGTGCGCGCCTGGAAGCGACGTCGGAAGGTATTTCCGAGGCCCGGCTTTCCATTTCGGCGCTGGAGATGTGCTGGTACATGCGCAATCAACTCCTACGCGATTCCGATTGGGCGGGCATGGCGCATTCCTTGGAAATCCGCGTTCCTTTGGTGGATTGGAGTTTGCTTGGGGCGGCGGCCCCCGTGATTGCGGCCCACCCGGACCTTACCAAACGCGAGGTTGTCGCCACGGCGGCCCCGATCTTGCCATCGGAGCTGTTCGCACGGCCTAAAAGCGGTTTTTCCGTCCCTGTGCAGGAATGGATCAAGAATCCTGCAATATCAGCGGAGCGGGGCATGCGCGGTTGGGCGCGACAGGTTCATGCCCATTTCACTGCCGGGCTAATATAG
- a CDS encoding TRAP transporter substrate-binding protein — translation MSLGATAQTTIKLGHDQPDRSTHHQAALKWKELVEARTHGQVRIQVFPAMQLGSGTQMVEQVQAGAVEAAVLPTGWIAPVSPPVQVLDLPFLFPNREVAYKVMDGPVGQEILKPLNKVNIQGVAFWESGFKQFTGHFPIREPKDYQGHKIRTMPAPVIMEQFKAFGATPVAIDFKELYGALQQKVVDGQENPIATIALMRFFEVQKYLTLSDHGFIAYAFIFNKPFLDKLPAAQREILVNAVREAGKFQREIIAASEAEHLKTFRAAGLEISQLSPEQRRKFEEASRPVYDWFTQRQGPETLEMVRKAVREASGK, via the coding sequence ATGTCGCTCGGCGCCACCGCGCAAACCACCATCAAGCTCGGCCACGACCAGCCCGATCGCAGCACGCATCATCAGGCGGCGCTGAAATGGAAAGAGCTGGTCGAAGCCCGTACCCACGGCCAGGTGCGCATCCAGGTTTTTCCCGCCATGCAGCTCGGCAGCGGCACGCAAATGGTCGAACAGGTCCAGGCCGGCGCGGTCGAGGCCGCGGTGCTACCGACCGGCTGGATCGCCCCGGTTTCGCCGCCGGTGCAGGTGCTCGATCTCCCCTTCCTGTTTCCGAACCGCGAGGTTGCCTACAAGGTGATGGACGGCCCGGTCGGCCAGGAAATTTTGAAGCCGCTCAACAAGGTCAACATCCAGGGCGTCGCCTTCTGGGAAAGCGGCTTCAAGCAGTTTACCGGACACTTTCCGATCCGCGAGCCCAAGGATTACCAGGGCCACAAGATCCGGACCATGCCAGCCCCGGTGATCATGGAGCAATTCAAGGCCTTCGGCGCCACGCCGGTTGCCATCGACTTCAAGGAACTATACGGGGCGTTGCAGCAGAAGGTGGTCGACGGGCAGGAAAATCCGATCGCCACCATCGCGCTGATGCGCTTCTTCGAGGTGCAGAAGTACCTCACCCTCAGCGATCACGGCTTCATTGCCTACGCTTTCATCTTCAACAAGCCGTTTCTCGACAAGCTTCCGGCAGCACAACGCGAAATCCTGGTCAACGCGGTGCGCGAGGCCGGCAAGTTCCAGCGCGAGATCATCGCCGCCTCGGAGGCCGAGCACCTGAAGACGTTCCGTGCCGCCGGTCTCGAAATCAGTCAGCTTTCGCCCGAGCAGCGCCGGAAGTTCGAGGAAGCCTCTCGCCCGGTATACGACTGGTTTACCCAGCGTCAGGGCCCAGAAACATTGGAAATGGTCCGCAAGGCCGTCAGGGAAGCCTCCGGCAAATAA
- a CDS encoding TRAP transporter small permease, translated as MAVSRPSPIGAALDRADRVLCAAENGFIGGALAFASGLLFVNVVLRYIFRDPIPWAEEVSIYLIVWIVFVGGSVAVRTRGHIAIDLLPLMLSPANRRRLAIAVAVVMAAFFAVFFYYSGAHTLRIRAGGQVMPVLQAPMWLTYLAMPVGSFLMGLRTIQLLARLVVRPVEDQHRLDLQD; from the coding sequence GTGGCTGTTTCGCGACCGTCGCCGATCGGGGCGGCCTTGGATCGTGCCGATCGGGTTCTGTGCGCCGCCGAAAATGGATTCATTGGCGGCGCGCTGGCATTCGCCAGCGGGCTTCTGTTCGTCAATGTCGTCCTCCGCTATATCTTCCGTGATCCGATTCCCTGGGCGGAAGAAGTCTCGATTTACCTGATCGTCTGGATTGTATTCGTCGGCGGCAGCGTCGCCGTGCGTACCCGCGGCCATATTGCCATCGACTTGTTGCCGCTGATGCTGTCGCCCGCCAACCGCCGGCGTCTGGCTATCGCCGTCGCCGTCGTTATGGCGGCGTTTTTCGCTGTGTTTTTCTATTATAGCGGTGCGCACACGCTCCGCATCCGCGCGGGTGGACAGGTGATGCCGGTGCTGCAGGCGCCGATGTGGTTGACCTATCTCGCCATGCCGGTCGGAAGCTTCCTTATGGGACTGCGCACTATTCAGTTATTGGCGCGATTGGTGGTTCGCCCGGTGGAAGATCAGCACCGGCTGGATTTGCAGGATTGA
- a CDS encoding TRAP transporter large permease, with amino-acid sequence MSALIVFPLLVIGLFATLPMFVVLTGASFLTFWLVSPIPLSILPQRVFAGLESFPLMAIPFFIFAANIMGRGGLSARLVHFIQSLVGHWPGGLGITVVMTCMLFGAITGSSASTIVAVGGILYPALLRAGYPEHFALGVVTSSALIGMIIPPSNAMIVYGAVAGASVGALFMSGIGAGLVFSVVYMAYCSIWARINDIPRTPRADWHARMASARQVTWGLGMPVIILGGIYGGVFTPTEAAAVSVVYAAFVCVVIYRELDLKGLWEVCLESALASARIMIMVAAATLFSWLLTVTGTTNAIVGPIAASQPSSDFVLLIANGLFLGIGMFIDVFSNILILVPMLLPMVNAAGIGLVHFGIVTSVNVDIGNITPPFGLNLFVASGAFDRPYLAVVRAVLPWLGLALFSLAIITYIPELSLWLPQRLYPGIR; translated from the coding sequence ATGAGCGCGCTGATCGTATTTCCGCTACTGGTGATCGGCCTGTTCGCCACGTTGCCGATGTTCGTAGTATTGACCGGGGCTAGCTTCCTCACTTTTTGGCTGGTGTCGCCGATACCGCTCTCGATTTTGCCGCAACGGGTATTTGCGGGGCTCGAAAGCTTTCCATTGATGGCGATCCCGTTTTTCATCTTTGCCGCCAACATCATGGGCCGTGGCGGGCTGTCGGCGAGGCTGGTGCACTTCATCCAAAGCCTGGTCGGACATTGGCCGGGTGGGCTCGGCATCACCGTGGTGATGACCTGTATGCTGTTTGGCGCCATCACCGGATCGAGCGCTTCGACCATCGTCGCGGTTGGCGGCATCCTCTATCCGGCCCTATTGCGCGCGGGCTATCCCGAGCATTTTGCGCTCGGCGTGGTCACGTCGTCGGCCTTGATCGGCATGATCATCCCGCCCAGCAACGCGATGATCGTCTATGGCGCGGTGGCGGGAGCCTCGGTCGGGGCGTTGTTCATGTCGGGTATCGGCGCCGGACTCGTCTTCAGCGTCGTCTATATGGCTTATTGTTCGATATGGGCCCGGATCAACGATATTCCGCGCACCCCGCGGGCAGATTGGCACGCGCGGATGGCGTCCGCGCGCCAAGTCACCTGGGGCTTGGGCATGCCGGTCATCATTCTGGGCGGCATTTACGGCGGCGTGTTCACGCCGACCGAGGCGGCGGCCGTTTCGGTGGTGTACGCGGCGTTCGTGTGCGTGGTGATTTACCGCGAACTCGATCTCAAGGGACTTTGGGAAGTTTGCCTAGAGTCGGCGTTGGCGAGCGCGCGCATCATGATCATGGTTGCGGCGGCGACGCTTTTTTCCTGGCTGCTGACCGTAACCGGCACGACCAACGCGATCGTCGGGCCAATTGCCGCCAGCCAGCCGTCATCCGATTTTGTGCTTCTCATCGCCAATGGACTCTTCCTGGGCATCGGCATGTTCATCGACGTATTTTCCAACATCTTGATCCTGGTACCGATGCTGTTGCCGATGGTCAATGCGGCGGGCATCGGGCTGGTCCATTTCGGCATCGTCACGTCCGTGAATGTCGACATCGGCAACATCACGCCGCCATTCGGATTGAACTTGTTCGTTGCGAGCGGCGCGTTCGATCGGCCCTACCTCGCAGTCGTCCGGGCGGTGCTGCCGTGGCTGGGTCTCGCTCTCTTCAGCCTGGCAATTATCACGTATATTCCCGAATTGAGCCTATGGTTGCCGCAGCGGCTGTACCCGGGAATTCGCTGA
- a CDS encoding phosphate ABC transporter substrate-binding protein, with amino-acid sequence MSALLASLPMYNLPEMRPHNAAFWAAVRAEMAHAGENDLPIDLDFARPPVPSTIEPTVTFTQVCGYPLQTIFRGQAVLLGAPVYTAEYCHGATHVGVFLVRDDSPYRRLEDLRGCRFVFNSIHSNSGMNLPRRALADIAGGRALFASVAETHSQPGNIERVAKGEADATCVDCVTFAFFRRHRPELGRRLRVLDTTPPSPSIPFVTSCATPSRTVDRLRAALQRVGKSPEWTSVRDGLMLKDIVAPDPAAYARLLDYECEAAERGYPALR; translated from the coding sequence GTGAGCGCACTTCTCGCCAGCCTGCCCATGTATAATCTGCCCGAGATGCGGCCCCACAATGCCGCGTTTTGGGCGGCAGTCCGCGCCGAAATGGCGCACGCGGGCGAAAACGATCTTCCGATCGACCTCGACTTCGCGCGCCCGCCGGTGCCGTCCACGATCGAGCCCACGGTGACGTTCACCCAGGTCTGCGGTTATCCCTTGCAAACCATCTTCCGCGGTCAAGCAGTCCTGCTCGGGGCACCGGTCTATACGGCCGAATATTGCCACGGTGCTACTCACGTCGGGGTATTCCTGGTCCGCGATGATTCCCCCTATCGCCGGTTGGAAGACCTGCGCGGCTGCCGCTTCGTCTTCAATAGCATCCATTCCAATTCCGGTATGAACCTACCGCGCCGCGCGCTGGCCGATATCGCCGGTGGCAGGGCCTTGTTTGCGAGTGTCGCCGAAACCCATAGCCAACCCGGCAATATCGAGCGGGTGGCCAAGGGCGAAGCGGACGCTACCTGCGTGGATTGTGTCACCTTTGCTTTCTTCCGCCGCCATCGTCCGGAACTTGGCCGCCGCCTCCGAGTTCTGGATACAACGCCGCCCAGCCCGTCGATCCCGTTCGTCACGTCCTGCGCGACCCCGTCCAGGACCGTGGACAGGCTGCGGGCGGCGCTGCAACGTGTCGGCAAGTCGCCGGAATGGACGTCTGTGCGCGACGGTTTGATGCTCAAGGACATCGTTGCGCCCGATCCGGCCGCTTACGCCCGGCTGTTGGATTACGAATGCGAAGCCGCAGAGCGCGGTTATCCGGCGCTGCGCTGA
- a CDS encoding MarR family transcriptional regulator: MRSRGDLSLGDRPGFLVRRLHQIHLALFTEECGRFKVTPVQYSVLTALERHGPLDQVSLAMAVGIDRANATGVLSRLEARGLIQRDPDPGDRRIKRCTLTALGRNLTRRMANAVERCHRRTVAALPARERRNFLTSLERLVRANNALGRARLRLE; the protein is encoded by the coding sequence ATGAGATCCCGCGGCGACTTGAGTCTTGGCGACCGGCCTGGCTTTCTGGTCCGGCGACTGCACCAGATTCATCTAGCGTTGTTTACCGAGGAATGCGGCCGCTTCAAGGTGACGCCGGTACAATACAGCGTGCTTACCGCGCTCGAACGGCACGGCCCGCTCGACCAAGTCTCGCTTGCGATGGCAGTCGGCATTGATCGCGCCAACGCAACCGGCGTGCTGTCGCGTCTGGAGGCGCGCGGGCTCATTCAGCGCGATCCCGACCCCGGCGACCGGCGCATCAAGCGCTGCACGCTGACGGCTCTTGGCCGTAACCTCACCCGGCGCATGGCAAACGCGGTCGAGCGCTGCCACCGTCGAACGGTCGCCGCCCTACCCGCGCGCGAACGGCGCAATTTCCTGACGAGCCTTGAGCGACTGGTGCGGGCCAACAATGCGCTCGGCCGCGCGCGTCTGCGGCTCGAGTGA
- a CDS encoding cupin domain-containing protein yields the protein MRACSTITTPPTIGIARPVGRRRGASMNSILARQSPNLPRPDAWLNIRAPAEFPNMGKAVSLADDMKARIARYADRREDWAVFGFETQLDPKYARSQRRYVGASGSIDHQEINAVDPVAFTMSIQTMPPGNKIPVHCHETEETFFILDGECTVNIFRDGETCTVKLGRWDLISVPAFVHHDIHNFGPGPCAIQTLLSKPKPDRPHYQDERLLELQASTYTK from the coding sequence ATGCGCGCATGCTCGACGATTACTACGCCGCCCACGATTGGGATTGCGCGACCGGTTGGCAGACGGCGCGGTGCCTCGATGAACTCGATCTTGGCGCGGCAAAGTCCAAACTTGCCGCGGCCGGACGCCTGGCTTAACATTCGTGCGCCAGCCGAATTTCCAAATATGGGGAAAGCCGTGAGCTTGGCCGACGACATGAAGGCGCGCATCGCGCGCTACGCTGATCGCCGCGAGGATTGGGCCGTGTTCGGGTTCGAGACCCAGCTCGATCCGAAGTATGCGCGTAGTCAGCGCCGTTATGTCGGCGCCTCGGGCTCGATCGATCATCAGGAGATCAACGCCGTCGACCCGGTTGCTTTCACCATGTCGATTCAGACCATGCCGCCCGGCAATAAGATTCCGGTGCATTGCCATGAAACCGAAGAGACGTTCTTCATCCTGGACGGCGAATGCACGGTCAATATCTTCCGCGACGGCGAGACATGCACGGTGAAGCTCGGCCGCTGGGACCTGATCTCGGTGCCGGCGTTCGTTCATCACGACATCCACAATTTCGGTCCGGGACCGTGCGCGATCCAGACGTTGCTGTCGAAGCCCAAGCCCGACCGTCCGCATTACCAGGATGAACGCCTGCTGGAGTTGCAGGCGAGCACCTACACCAAGTAA
- a CDS encoding adenylate/guanylate cyclase domain-containing protein, translated as MGKREQTIDSIDNFVGDAIVAVFGVPVVKPDDAARAVACAVEMHNAMASVNAANGNKDLPPLDMGIGLNTGDAVAGNIGSDLRVKYSVIGSSVNIAARLESLASGGQIFASDATFAEARDIVRIAGHLNVKVKGVSGTIPVYEISGINGPFNVHRIG; from the coding sequence ATGGGCAAGCGGGAACAAACGATCGATAGCATCGACAACTTCGTCGGCGACGCCATCGTTGCCGTTTTCGGCGTTCCTGTGGTCAAACCCGACGACGCGGCCCGTGCCGTCGCCTGCGCGGTCGAAATGCACAATGCCATGGCGTCGGTCAACGCCGCGAACGGGAACAAGGATTTGCCGCCGCTGGACATGGGCATCGGCTTGAATACCGGCGACGCGGTCGCCGGCAACATAGGCTCCGATTTGCGGGTCAAGTACAGCGTGATCGGCAGTTCGGTCAATATCGCGGCCAGGCTCGAATCGCTCGCCAGCGGTGGCCAAATCTTCGCCTCAGACGCGACCTTCGCCGAGGCTCGCGATATCGTCCGCATCGCCGGACACCTGAACGTCAAGGTGAAGGGGGTCAGCGGCACCATACCGGTATATGAAATCTCCGGCATCAACGGGCCGTTCAACGTTCATCGCATCGGCTGA
- a CDS encoding 3-hydroxyacyl-CoA dehydrogenase, which yields MGTLLAPSAIIGIVGAGTMGAGIAEVATQAGHSVRLFDAVPGAADKARTRIAGSFAARAAKGRIAGSEAEAAARRVTVAATLGDLASAALVIEAVTEKMAAKSELLGALETVVGEDALLATNTSSLSVSALARALKRPERFAGLHFFNPAPVMTLVEVVRGRETAAAVIDLLCMLMRAWGKTPVVVRDAPGFIVNRVARPFYLEALSLLERHGADPATVDAVVRDSGGFRMGPFELMDLIGHDVNAAVTQAVFEAFDRDPRFAPSRAQAELVAAGRLGKKSGQGIYDYRAGAARLPPQELPPGPKPTRVTMEGDLGPAEGLAQAIMASEIPCVRGSGKGCVVIDGATLMLTDGRAAERCVAEGAPSNLVLFDLALDYRRARRIGLAAGVSTHPSALAAAAGLIQSLGKAASPLPDAPALVMLRLVVRLANEAAWAVADGVANEETVDTAMCLGANYPLGPLAWANTIGPERIRSALTALAKAEGESRYRVAVRSNVTPI from the coding sequence ATGGGTACATTGCTCGCTCCGTCCGCCATCATTGGTATCGTCGGCGCGGGCACCATGGGCGCAGGCATCGCGGAAGTCGCGACGCAGGCCGGACATTCGGTACGATTGTTCGATGCCGTGCCCGGCGCGGCGGACAAGGCGAGGACGCGGATCGCCGGCTCGTTTGCCGCGCGAGCGGCCAAGGGTCGGATCGCGGGTTCCGAGGCGGAAGCTGCCGCCCGGCGCGTGACCGTTGCCGCCACGCTCGGCGACCTCGCGTCCGCCGCTCTCGTGATCGAAGCCGTGACCGAAAAAATGGCGGCGAAAAGCGAACTATTGGGGGCCTTGGAAACGGTCGTCGGCGAGGACGCGCTACTCGCCACCAATACCTCGTCGCTTTCGGTGTCTGCGTTAGCGCGGGCGCTCAAGCGGCCGGAACGGTTCGCGGGCCTGCATTTCTTTAATCCGGCGCCGGTGATGACGTTGGTCGAAGTCGTGCGTGGACGCGAAACGGCCGCGGCGGTCATCGATCTTCTGTGCATGTTGATGCGCGCCTGGGGTAAGACACCGGTAGTAGTGCGCGACGCGCCCGGGTTCATCGTCAATCGCGTGGCTCGCCCGTTCTATCTCGAAGCCCTGAGCCTGCTGGAACGCCACGGCGCCGATCCCGCCACTGTCGACGCGGTCGTGCGCGACTCGGGGGGCTTTCGCATGGGTCCGTTCGAGTTGATGGACCTGATCGGGCACGACGTGAACGCCGCCGTCACCCAAGCGGTCTTCGAGGCGTTCGATCGCGATCCGCGCTTCGCGCCGTCGCGCGCGCAAGCCGAACTCGTGGCCGCCGGCCGGCTCGGGAAAAAATCTGGGCAGGGCATTTACGATTATCGCGCCGGCGCGGCGCGCTTGCCGCCCCAGGAGTTACCGCCGGGACCCAAACCCACGCGCGTGACGATGGAAGGCGACCTCGGCCCTGCGGAAGGCTTGGCCCAAGCGATCATGGCAAGCGAGATTCCCTGCGTGCGAGGGTCGGGTAAAGGGTGCGTGGTGATTGACGGCGCGACCCTGATGCTGACCGATGGCCGCGCGGCCGAACGGTGCGTGGCGGAGGGGGCGCCGTCCAACTTGGTGTTGTTCGATCTCGCGCTGGATTACCGTCGCGCGCGCCGGATCGGGCTTGCGGCCGGGGTATCCACGCATCCGTCCGCTCTTGCCGCCGCGGCCGGATTGATCCAATCGCTAGGTAAGGCGGCCTCGCCCTTGCCGGACGCGCCGGCGCTGGTGATGTTGCGTTTAGTCGTCCGGCTTGCCAACGAAGCTGCCTGGGCGGTTGCAGATGGAGTTGCCAACGAGGAGACGGTCGATACCGCCATGTGCCTCGGCGCGAACTATCCTTTGGGCCCGTTGGCCTGGGCGAACACAATCGGTCCCGAGCGGATTCGGTCGGCGCTGACCGCACTGGCCAAGGCCGAGGGCGAATCCCGTTATCGCGTCGCGGTGCGTTCTAATGTGACGCCTATCTAA
- a CDS encoding metal-dependent hydrolase: MFQYVSFGAVLVAALTLVAGPAQAQSGKTEVHWLGQAATKITTPGGKVIMIDPFLTKNPKTPDAYKDLKALGKIDLILVTHGHGDHLGDAPELAQMHNVPIYAPAGLNQSLLNLGILPANLVPRMNKGGVITPLGPDIKITMTRAEHSSELVWKNPMTGKDETHVGGEPVGFVVELENGFKIYHMGDTGVFADMKWIGEYYKPNLILIPIGGHFTMNPKDAAFATREYLKPELAIPIHYGTFPPLKGTPAEYQSELGQTRTKVMPINPGDKVNF; the protein is encoded by the coding sequence ATGTTTCAATACGTATCGTTCGGCGCCGTGCTGGTCGCGGCGCTGACGTTGGTGGCTGGCCCGGCCCAGGCTCAGAGTGGGAAGACCGAAGTTCATTGGCTCGGTCAGGCGGCGACAAAGATCACCACGCCCGGCGGCAAGGTGATCATGATCGATCCGTTCCTGACTAAGAATCCGAAAACCCCGGACGCCTATAAGGACCTCAAGGCGCTCGGCAAGATCGACCTTATCTTGGTTACCCATGGCCACGGCGACCATCTCGGCGACGCGCCGGAATTGGCGCAGATGCACAACGTGCCGATCTATGCCCCGGCAGGGTTGAATCAATCCTTGCTCAATCTCGGAATCCTGCCCGCCAATCTGGTGCCGCGCATGAACAAGGGCGGCGTAATCACGCCGCTCGGTCCCGACATCAAAATCACCATGACCCGCGCCGAGCATTCGTCCGAACTGGTTTGGAAAAACCCCATGACCGGCAAGGACGAAACTCATGTCGGCGGCGAGCCGGTCGGGTTTGTCGTCGAGCTGGAGAACGGATTCAAGATCTATCACATGGGCGATACCGGCGTATTCGCCGACATGAAATGGATCGGCGAATACTACAAGCCAAACCTGATCCTGATTCCGATCGGCGGCCATTTCACCATGAACCCCAAGGACGCGGCCTTCGCCACGCGCGAATACTTGAAGCCCGAGCTGGCGATTCCGATTCACTACGGCACATTCCCTCCGCTGAAGGGAACTCCGGCCGAGTATCAATCCGAACTCGGGCAGACCCGCACCAAGGTGATGCCGATCAATCCCGGCGACAAAGTGAACTTCTAG